One Diadema setosum chromosome 8, eeDiaSeto1, whole genome shotgun sequence genomic window carries:
- the LOC140232069 gene encoding deoxynucleotidyltransferase terminal-interacting protein 2-like → MRESKVAASASGTAPALSPAGAGDGLEEDASSHADDARSSDTEEETNDFPLFVVDSKPDFKLIMDKNSDDDEEEEEEEVTGLKFTIDRKGKTYSRLSETADRELNAVEQGLNLQSGDSTKKANSYSLGPFSKHKGNAKSGKRKEKAAALEAPCVIDVGFDLGDSYISLDGGDPASSKAAVENILLKSQKDKLIKNSVLTPDFEKRHATPSYYPAARQEKKRRKQERESSAGPGWFDMRAPEMTEELRNDIKVIRMRSTLDPKRFYKGNDTAALPKFVQVGTVVDSPQDFYHSRIPKKQRQQTLVEELLTDADSRSYNKRKYMELQEKFRSFTRGGKKHRGRKKMGGKKR, encoded by the exons ATGCGTGAAAGCAAAGTAGCCGCCTCGGCCAGCGGAACCGCACCTGCCCTCTCCCCCGCTGGGGCAGGGGACGGACTTGAGGAAGATGCGTCATCACATGCCGACGACGCGCGGAGTTCAGATACAGAAGAGGAAACTAATGACTTTCCATTATTCGTCGTTGACTCTAAACCAGACTTCAAACTAATAATGGATAAAAACAGCGATGACgacgaggaagaggaggaggaggaagtcACCGGACTTAAATTCACAATcgacagaaaaggaaaaacttacTCAAGATTAAGTGAAACAGCTGACAGAGAATTGAATGCTGTGGAACAAGGCCTCAATTTGCAGTCTGGTGACAGTACAAAAAAGGCCAATTCTTATTCACTGGGCCCTTTTTCTAAGCACAAAGGAAATGCTAAATCgggaaaaaggaaggaaaa AGCTGCTGCCTTAGAAGCACCTTGTGTGATAGATGTCGGCTTTGACTTGGGAGACAGCTACATCAGCCTGGATGGAGGGGACCCAGCATCCAGCAAGGCAGCAGTGGAGAACATTCTGTTGAAGAGTCAGAAGGATAAG TTAATCAAGAATAGTGTGCTGACTCCAGACTTTGAGAAACGGCACGCCACACCATCTTACTACCCAGCAGCTCGTcaagagaagaaaaggagaaaa CAAGAGCGCGAGTCATCAGCAGGCCCAGGCTGGTTCGACATGAGGGCCCCAGAAATGACAGAAGAGCTGCGCAACGACATCAAGGTCATCCGCATGAGGTCCACCCTGGACCCCAAGAGATTCTACAAGGGCAACGACACGGCTGCTCTGCCAAAGTTTGTGCAG GTTGGCACAGTAGTGGACAGTCCTCAGGACTTCTACCACTCCCGCATCCCGAAGAAGCAGCGGCAGCAGACCTTGGTTGAGGAACTTCTGACTGATGCGGACTCCAGGAG TTACAACAAGAGGAAATACATGGAGTTGCAAGAAAAGTTCCGCTCCTTCACGAGGGGAGGCAAAAAACACAGAGGCCGGAAGAAGATGGGTGGAAAGAAGAGATAG
- the LOC140231515 gene encoding multiple inositol polyphosphate phosphatase 1-like, translating to MIYVLPILLLASLVHVDGQGQGGAPADAPTPRYSTKTGYDSSFEPGTNEIANRLRDWRAIARDVAEISAVAECQPAGVYVVYRHGTRYPGASDIAEYNAFLTQLKKTGVSNDYAYLTNITDNLYALSLQGQLHSAGLAEMQNLGSRIKTRLPQLISTNPLNEFRFQSTYKRRTTESAIGFINGLLGFEYQCNITRKAPTKDTVTCRYPSTGKVSVASIDHEERGKDRLLLFYQNCEKYARTVDNDPQAIIEQTKFARGPEMAAVRKAVGRRLTPPGSATPKNISIDQIELIHHMCGYETTYYGGTYTPWCYLFSDDEKRVVEYYLDLKYYWTEGYGYDITSKIACPLIDDIVDYLRDVATAAPDTPKGHFKFAHHATIQPLLTSLGLYKDSAKLLANNYNVSIDRDWSSGRISPTGGNVAFNFLRCPSGQHRVLMLHNELPIKVGPCKEFFCPLSTAVSHLTASSGGCQFDKTCRMGRRNPRNGADSTAAISWLVATLGILAARLNLLT from the exons ATGATTTACGTTTTACCGATACTACTCTTAGCTTCCCTTGTCCACGTCGACGGACAGGGGCAGGGGGGAGCGCCGGCCGATGCTCCGACGCCCCGCTACAGCACAAAGACCGGCTACGATTCCAGCTTCGAACCCGGTACGAACGAAATTGCCAATCGACTTCGCGATTGGCGCGCTATCGCCCGCGACGTCGCAGAAATCTCCGCCGTCGCTGAATGTCAGCCCGCGGGCGTCTACGTGGTCTATCGCCACGGGACAAGGTACCCGGGCGCGAGTGACATCGCAGAGTACAATGCCTTTTTGACTCAACTAAAGAAGACGGGAGTCAGCAACGACTACGCGTACTTAACTAACATCACGGACAACCTGTACGCACTCTCTCTTCAGGGCCAACTCCATTCAGCTGGTCTTGCTGAGATGCAGAATCTCGGCTCGAGGATCAAGACCCGACTACCACAACTCATCAGCACAAACCCACTCAACGAATTCCGTTTTCAGAGCACGTACAAGAGACGGACAACGGAAAGTGCGATTGGCTTTATCAATGGCTTGCTTGGATTCGAATATCAGTGCAACATCACGCGAAAAGCTCCGACAAAG GACACTGTGACTTGTCGCTATCCGTCGACGGGCAAAGTGAGTGTCGCCTCTATCGATCACGAAGAGAGGGGAAAAGATCGGCTTCTGTTGTTCTACCAAAACTGTGAGAAGTATGCGAGGACTGTGGACAACGACCCACAAGCGATTATCGAGCAGACGAAGTTCGCTCGCGGCCCTGAGATGGCGGCAGTACGCAAGGCTGTGGGCCGTAGACTTACTCCACCCGGCTCTGCGACTCCAAAAAACATCTCGATCG ATCAAATTGAGCTGATACATCACATGTGTGGCTACGAGACGACGTACTATGGTGGGACTTACACCCCTTGGTGTTACTTGTTCTCGGACGACGAAAAGCGCGTGGTCGAATACTACCTCGACCTCAAGTACTACTGGACCGAAGGCTACGGTTATGATATCACTTCAAAAATCGCCTGCCCACTGATAGACGACATCGTCGACTACCTACGGGACGTTGCTACTGCTGCACCTGA CACGCCCAAAGGGCATTTCAAGTTTGCACACCATGCAACTATCCAGCCCCTGCTGACCTCACTGGGACTCTATAAAGACTCGGCCAAACTCCTGGCCAATAACTACAACGTGAGCATCGATCGCGACTGGTCCTCGGGAAGGATTTCCCCCACCGGGGGCAACGTCGCTTTCAACTTCTTGCGGTGTCCCAGCGGTCAGCACCGTGTACTCATGCTCCACAACGAGTTACCCATCAAGGTCGGTCCCTGCAAGGAGTTCTTTTGCCCCTTGAGTACGGCCGTATCCCACCTGACCGCTTCCTCGGGCGGATGCCAGTTCGACAAAACGTGCCGCATGGGTCGGAGAAACCCCAGAAATGGCGCCGATAGCACCGCTGCAATATCTTGGCTTGTAGCTACTCTGGGAATTCTCGCTGCACGCCTGAACTTACTTACATAG